In Haloarcula salinisoli, a genomic segment contains:
- a CDS encoding class I SAM-dependent methyltransferase, with the protein MDRNDVRRAWDDVAETYATRRDPDGSDADLVEDLLAELPSDPTVLDVGCGDGARTLANLPAGAVGLDFSRRGLELAADTVPDARLVQGDMTALPVADDSVDGITAYHAVFHVPRERHPEVYREFARVLRPGGVVLMTLPSGDFETVRRGWMGGSMFFSAPGRRATLDQLEAAGFEEVWTATADDPLGSSTEFAFARLG; encoded by the coding sequence ATGGACAGAAACGACGTCCGCCGCGCCTGGGACGACGTGGCCGAGACATACGCGACCCGCCGGGACCCTGACGGCTCCGACGCCGACCTCGTCGAGGACCTGCTGGCCGAGTTGCCGAGCGACCCCACCGTGCTGGACGTGGGCTGTGGCGATGGCGCCCGCACACTGGCGAACCTCCCCGCCGGCGCGGTCGGGCTGGACTTCTCCCGGCGCGGGCTGGAACTGGCCGCCGACACCGTCCCCGACGCCCGCCTCGTCCAGGGCGACATGACCGCCCTCCCGGTGGCCGACGACAGCGTCGACGGTATCACCGCGTACCACGCCGTGTTCCACGTCCCCCGGGAGCGCCACCCCGAGGTGTACCGGGAGTTCGCCCGCGTACTCCGTCCGGGTGGCGTCGTCCTCATGACCCTGCCAAGCGGCGACTTCGAGACGGTCCGGCGCGGGTGGATGGGCGGCTCGATGTTCTTCTCGGCGCCCGGGCGCCGGGCGACGCTGGACCAGCTCGAAGCCGCCGGCTTCGAGGAAGTCTGGACCGCGACGGCCGACGACCCGCTGGGCAGTTCGACGGAGTTTGCGTTCGCCCGGCTGGGATGA